Below is a window of Corynebacterium kalinowskii DNA.
CGCAACAACCTCCTCGCAGATACCAAAGAGCTGGCAGTGTCTTTCGAGCGCTTTGAGCTGGAAGGCTTCAGCGATGCGCGCATCGAGGCAGCCGCTGCGTACGCGCGTGAGATTGGCCGGGAAGGCTATGTGGTGCCACTGGAGCTGCCGACGGTGCAGTCGGAGCAATCGGTTCTAGATCTGCCCGCATCCCGGTCGAAACTGTACGAAGCCTCGCAGCAGCGCGGTCGCCTAAATGGAGAGGTAGCCCTGGAAATGGCCCGCCTGCGCGCCGAGCGCGCTGCGCTGTTGGGCTACGCGAGCCACGCCGAGTTTGTGATCGAGGAAGAGACTGCCGACGATGTAGCTGCAGTTCAGGGCCTGATGTCGGGTCTTGCTCCTGCGGCTTCGGCGAATGCGATGGGGGAGTACAAGCTGCTCGCCGAGGCTGCTGGTACCGAGATCACCGGCGCTGACTGGCCCTACTGGGAGTCCAAGGTCCGCGCCCGCGACTACTCCCTCAATGAGGACGAACTCCGCCAGTACTTCCCGCTCTCCCGCGTGGTTCGCGATGGTGTGTTCTACGCCGCCAACCTGCTGTACGGAATCACTGTGGAACCGCGCCCAGACTTGGAAGGGTACGCGCCAGGAGTGGATGTGTGGGAGGTTAAGGAGGAAGACGGCACCGGGATCGGCTTGTTGCTGACGGATTACTTTGGACGGCCGTCGAAACGCGGTGGCGCGTGGATGAGCTCCTTCGTCGACCAGAGCCACCTGCTGGGCACGAAACCGGTGATTGTGAACGTTATGGGCATCACCCGCCCCGTGTCTGGGGAGGCCTACCTGACGCTCGATGAACTCACCACCGTCTTCCACGAGTTCGGCCACGCCCTGCACGGCCTGCTTTCCGATGTCCGCTACCCATCCTTCTCGGGAACCTCCGTACCACGCGACTACGTCGAATTCCCCTCGCAGATCAACGAGAACTGGGCATTCCACCCTGAAGTTTTGGCGAATTACGCACCGGACCTGCCGCAGCAGCTTATCGACGCCATCGACGCCGCCAAGCAGTTCGGTCAGGGATTCGCTACTGCGGAGTACTTGGCTGCGTCGATCATCGATCTGGCGTGGCACAGTTTGTCCGTTGCTGAAGTTTCGGAGATCACTGATATTGAGGCGTTCGAGGCGGCTGCGTTGGTTGCAGCTGGCCTGGACGTGGAACATCTGAAAGCCCGCTACCAGACCAGCTACTTCAACCACATTTTCGGTGGTGGCTACTCCGCAGGGTACTACTCTTATCTGTGGGCAGAGGTCCTCGATGCCGACGGCTTCGACTGGTTCTCCACCCAGGATGACCTGCGCGTGGCGGGGCAGCGGTTCCGTGACCTGGTGCTCTCCCGAGGTGCATCCCGCGACTACACGGCAGCGTTCACCGAGCTGCGGGGCCGCGAACGCGATATCACGCCGTTGCTGCGTCGTCGTGGGCTTGGCGGTAGCAAGGTGTAAGCTAATCGCATCATGGACTTCATTACCTCGGCACCGCTCTGGATCCAGGCCCCAATAGTGGTGGCCGTCGCTGTGGTGCTCTGCGGAGTCCTCGCGTTCTTCTTCCTCCGGCTCATCGACATTGCTGGGGCGAAGACCTACCAATGGTTCGAAGGAAAAAATGAAAAATAAATACCCGCAGTCTCGTGTGAAGCTGGCGCTGTATCTGTTGCTGGCGCTGGTAGTTATAGCCTGGCTCGTTAGCTACTTCTAGATTCTTCCCCGTCTTCAAGACGGGGATCTTTTTTCGTCGCTAACGAAGCGTTATTAGCTATTGTGTTCTAATTCTGGGTTGATATAATTAGGGTAACGTTCACGGCGGGGGTTTGGAATGGAACAGCTAATTTGTCAGCTTGAACTTTATTTTCTCGGGCCAGCGGGAGTATTCGAAAAATTTAGCGAATTGCTAATTTTGAAGGAAAAGGTTGCGCGCATCGAAACTGAGCTTGCGGTCGGGCGAAGTGTAGCCGAGCTACAAGACGTGGGCCTTGACCTCAGCTACGCGCGCATTCTGGAACGGCGTGCTTCTTATCGATGGGATGAAGACGTTGGGGTAGCCCACCAAGATTCGATTCTGTCGCCACTGGAAAAGCTGACACACCCGGGTCGGCGAGATGAGATTTACGCCAAGGGCGTAGAAGTGGCCAAGAAATCCTCACCGCAAGTTACCAGGCGCTATGTGCGAAAACTAGTGGGCGAAGATAATGCCACCCGAGCCGGGGATGACGGTGGCGCCCATAAACGAAGGTTCCGGCTCTCGCGCCCGGATGAAGATGGGGGTTGTTATTTCAATGGTTATTTGCCGCGTCCTGTGGCTGCGCTTTTTGCAGCACTTTTGGCTGAAGCCTTTAACTCCACAGCACATGACGGCGATCAGCGCAGCATGGACCAACGGCAAGCCGACGCGCTGGCAGAGGTAATCAAATGGGCTTCTGCGAAGCGTCAGTCCACCACCGGGCATTGTTCGCTTGTCGTGCGCGTGACCGAAACTGATGAAATGAGTTGGCAGTCCAAGCTCTCCACGAATGTCGGAATTGATCTCACGCTTTTCGAGGTTGGCTACCTCAGTGGCGACTCAATCACTGACTACATCGTAGTTGTGGACGAACACGGCGCCGTCAAACATCTGGGGACCGGCGCAAGATCGGCGAATTTTCTCCAACGCATCGCACTATTTGCGCGGGATGAGTGTTGCGTCTATCCGGGATGTGATGCACCGATCGCCTGGTGTGATGTCCACCATGTGATTCCGTGGTCACAAGGCGGGCAGACGAGTATCGACAACCTTGCACCCCTGTGCCGACACCACCATAGAAAGGTGGACGACACCTGGGACAAAGCACACGTCGAATTTCTTAATGGTGTTCCGTGGTGGGTCGACGCCCGGCTTCCGCAATCTTCTTGAACATTGGATGCTCGGAAAGGTCGTCGATGAGCACCGGCGTACCTTCGGAGTCGCACAGCGGAACGCACCAGTTCGGGTACATGTCGCGCGTCGTGCCCGGCTGGTTCTGGGCGCGGATGTCGCCGACCATGTCTACCAAAGAGGTACAGGTGAGCAAGGAAGGAGTGGATGCCACGAAGCGGTGCATATCCGCCATGAGCTCTACATAGTCCCCATCGAAGCGCTTGTCACCGAAGTCCTCGCCTGGGCGCACCATGCTGAACACACGATTCTGCCAGGCCACGTCTTCTGCTTCTTCTAACTCAGCATCGCGCGTGAGCACCCCAAGGCGCTCGCGCAGCGCAATGTGGGAACCCTGGATGTAACCCATCGTTGGTGGCAGGTCGTGGGTGGTTACGGAAGACAGCGCCATTTCGCGGTATTCGGCAGCAGGCTTTGGGGTGTCGCCATTGTTCTCGAACCACAGGATGGACACGCCCATGATGCCGCGGTTAGCCAGGACTTCCTGCACCCAAGGCTCAAAGGTGCCGAGGTCTTCGCCGATAACTACGGCGCCGGCACGCTCGGCTTCCAGGGCGAGGATGCCGACCAAAGCGTCGTGATCGTAGTACACGTAGGTGCCGGTCAATGGCGACTGCATGCGCGGAATCCACCACAGGCGGAACAGGCCGAGCACGTGGTCAATGCGGATACCACCGGAATGACGCAGCACGGTGCGGAGCATGTCACGCCACGGCTTATAACCCGCGCGGGCCAGCTTCTTTGGGTGCCATGGCGGCTGGGACCAGTCCTGGCCCTGCTGGTTGTAGCCGTCGGCAGGCGCACCAACGGAGGCTGCCGGGGCAAGTACGGAGGCCAGGTTCTCGGCATCGGCGCCACCAGGGTGGACACCAACGGCAAGGTCGGCCATCAGTCCAATCTTCATGCCGGCAGCCTTGGCGCGTGCCTGAGCATTGCCGAGTTGTTCATCACAAATCCACTGCATCCAGCGGTAGAAGTTCGCGGTCTCCTCGACAGAAGGCGTGACGCTGTGATTGGCCTCCTCGGGCTTCTCGCGATGTTCGCGGGCAGCGCACCAGCGGGCGAAATCGTCCAGTCCACGGCCTTCCAGGGCGCAGTAATCCTCAAAAGCCTTCTGGCGCTCAGGCGAGCGAACAACGTGGAAAATCTCGTGCAGCACCTGCAGCTTGGCCATGAAGATCGGGTTGCGCTCGATCATAGTGTCGGTGGTGTTGAGTTCCTGGAACTCAACAGCCATCTCGCGGATATCTTCGAGCAAATCCTTATCCAAACCGGAAAGTTCCGGAATGTCCTCAATGCGGATGTAAATCGGGTTGATGAACCGGCGTGTGGTCGGCAGGTAAGGCGAATCTTCCACTGGCGGGAATGGTTCTGCAGCATGCAGCGGGTTAATCAGCAGGAAGTCGGCGTCAGCATGCTTTGCGACGACCTCGGCAGTAGTTCCAAGGTCATTGAAATCGCCCATGCCCCACGAGCTCTTAGAACGCACCGAGTACATCTGGCTCATCACACCGGCTACCTTGCCAGTGTTCGTCGACAAGCGGGCAGGTGTGACGACGAGCGTTGCGGTCGCCTTCATTTGGTTCGAGACCAACGTGATTTCATGCCAGCCCAGCGGGGTGTCGCCCGGAATAGCGAAGGAGGCCTCGCCCCACATGACACCCTCGACATCGCGCGGTGGGGTCCAGTTTTCGCGCTGCTCCGCCTCAAAGGTCGTGCCGTTTTCGAGGTAGACGGTGACTCGGGCTGGTGCGCCATCGTGAACATGGACGTTGACGATGTAGTCCGAACCCGCGGTCATGACCACCGTTGGAGGCAAGGGGCGGGTTGCTGCTTCGTTGTGGAAATCCATGATGGCAGCGCCGATGCTGTCCTGATTCGGGTCAACATCGACGTCCAATGCGTGCAATGTCTTGAGCAAGGTGTCTTCCGAGACTTCAATGAACTCGCCATTGGATGACCAGTAGCTCGTGGCGATACCGTGCAGATCCGCCAATTCCTTAAGAGATTCGAAGTAGCTCACAAGAATTCATCTTGCCATCTCACCGCGTCATATGCCCGGTAGTAAGTGGAAAAGTGTAGCGTGAACATGAACGAAACCTCATGAAAAGGACCACTATGCAGGAATACCAAAGCCCCGCCACCTACGAATTGGACCCCAGCGATACGGTCGTCAAATTGTTATTGGCGCAGGCTAAGGCGCGTCCGCATGGCGTGATGTTTACCCGCCCGCAGAACTATGAGTGGGTCAACGTCACGGCGAAAGAGTTCGTCGATGAAGTTTATGAAGTTGCCAAAGGGCTCATCGCAAATGGGGTACAAGCGGGTGACCGTGTCATCTTGTTCTCGGAAACGCGATACGAATGGTCGCTGATGGACTTTGCCATCTGGGCCGCTGGCGCATCCTCGGTGCCCATCTACGGTTCCTCTTCCCAGTC
It encodes the following:
- a CDS encoding M3 family metallopeptidase, yielding MNPLLDPSPLDYQLPPFASITVEHYVPAFLAALDDHDAEIAAIVKNPEDSSWENTMEAFEASGQALARVANVFFNLSGTDSSDEFNAISAEVLPKLSAHSSAIYQNEALYQRLQSLTAPEDEESQRLLDHTLRAFRRRGAALSDSDKQRLTSIDASLSALAEKFRNNLLADTKELAVSFERFELEGFSDARIEAAAAYAREIGREGYVVPLELPTVQSEQSVLDLPASRSKLYEASQQRGRLNGEVALEMARLRAERAALLGYASHAEFVIEEETADDVAAVQGLMSGLAPAASANAMGEYKLLAEAAGTEITGADWPYWESKVRARDYSLNEDELRQYFPLSRVVRDGVFYAANLLYGITVEPRPDLEGYAPGVDVWEVKEEDGTGIGLLLTDYFGRPSKRGGAWMSSFVDQSHLLGTKPVIVNVMGITRPVSGEAYLTLDELTTVFHEFGHALHGLLSDVRYPSFSGTSVPRDYVEFPSQINENWAFHPEVLANYAPDLPQQLIDAIDAAKQFGQGFATAEYLAASIIDLAWHSLSVAEVSEITDIEAFEAAALVAAGLDVEHLKARYQTSYFNHIFGGGYSAGYYSYLWAEVLDADGFDWFSTQDDLRVAGQRFRDLVLSRGASRDYTAAFTELRGRERDITPLLRRRGLGGSKV
- a CDS encoding HNH endonuclease signature motif containing protein, which gives rise to MEQLICQLELYFLGPAGVFEKFSELLILKEKVARIETELAVGRSVAELQDVGLDLSYARILERRASYRWDEDVGVAHQDSILSPLEKLTHPGRRDEIYAKGVEVAKKSSPQVTRRYVRKLVGEDNATRAGDDGGAHKRRFRLSRPDEDGGCYFNGYLPRPVAALFAALLAEAFNSTAHDGDQRSMDQRQADALAEVIKWASAKRQSTTGHCSLVVRVTETDEMSWQSKLSTNVGIDLTLFEVGYLSGDSITDYIVVVDEHGAVKHLGTGARSANFLQRIALFARDECCVYPGCDAPIAWCDVHHVIPWSQGGQTSIDNLAPLCRHHHRKVDDTWDKAHVEFLNGVPWWVDARLPQSS
- the malQ gene encoding 4-alpha-glucanotransferase, giving the protein MSYFESLKELADLHGIATSYWSSNGEFIEVSEDTLLKTLHALDVDVDPNQDSIGAAIMDFHNEAATRPLPPTVVMTAGSDYIVNVHVHDGAPARVTVYLENGTTFEAEQRENWTPPRDVEGVMWGEASFAIPGDTPLGWHEITLVSNQMKATATLVVTPARLSTNTGKVAGVMSQMYSVRSKSSWGMGDFNDLGTTAEVVAKHADADFLLINPLHAAEPFPPVEDSPYLPTTRRFINPIYIRIEDIPELSGLDKDLLEDIREMAVEFQELNTTDTMIERNPIFMAKLQVLHEIFHVVRSPERQKAFEDYCALEGRGLDDFARWCAAREHREKPEEANHSVTPSVEETANFYRWMQWICDEQLGNAQARAKAAGMKIGLMADLAVGVHPGGADAENLASVLAPAASVGAPADGYNQQGQDWSQPPWHPKKLARAGYKPWRDMLRTVLRHSGGIRIDHVLGLFRLWWIPRMQSPLTGTYVYYDHDALVGILALEAERAGAVVIGEDLGTFEPWVQEVLANRGIMGVSILWFENNGDTPKPAAEYREMALSSVTTHDLPPTMGYIQGSHIALRERLGVLTRDAELEEAEDVAWQNRVFSMVRPGEDFGDKRFDGDYVELMADMHRFVASTPSLLTCTSLVDMVGDIRAQNQPGTTRDMYPNWCVPLCDSEGTPVLIDDLSEHPMFKKIAEAGRRPTTEHH